The Macaca nemestrina isolate mMacNem1 chromosome 6, mMacNem.hap1, whole genome shotgun sequence genome window below encodes:
- the LOC105467004 gene encoding protocadherin beta-2 → MEAGEGKERVPKQRQVLIFFVLLGIAQASSQPRHYSVAEETESGSFVANLLKDLGLEIGELAVRGARVVSKGKKMHLQFDKQTGDLFLNEKLDREELCGPTEPCVLPFQVLLENPLQFFQAELRIRDINDHSPVFLDKEILLKIPESITPGTTFLIERAQDLDVGTNSLQNYTISPNFHFHLNLQDSLDGIILPQLVLNRALDREEQPEIRLTLTAVDGGTPPRSGTALVRIEVMDINDNVPEFAKLLYEVQIPEDSPIGSQVAIVSARDLDIGTNGEISYAFFQASEDIRKTFRLSAKSGELLLRQTLDFESIQTYTVNIQATDGGGLSGSCVVFVQVMDLNDNPPELTMSTLINQIPENLQDTLIAVFSVSDPDSGDNGRTVCSIQDDLPFFLKPSVENFYTLVISTALDRETRSEYNITITVTDLGTPRLKIQHNITVLVSDVNDNAPAFTQTSYTLFVRENNSPALHIGSVSATDRDSGTNAQVTYSLLPPQDPHLPLASLVSINADNGHLFALRSLDYETLQAFEFRVGATDRGSPELSSEALVRVLVLDANDNSPFVLYPLQNGSAPCTELVPRAAEPGYLVTKVVAVDGDSGQNAWLSYQLLKATEPGLFGVWAHNGEVRTARLLSERDAAKHRLVVLVKDNGEPPRSATATLHVLLVDGFSQPYLPLPEAAPAQAQADSLTVYLVVALASVSLLFLLSVLLFVAVRLCRRSRAASVGRCSVPEGPFPGHLVDVSGTETLSQSYQYEVCLTGGSGTNEFKFLKPIIPNFVAQGAERVNEANPSFRKSFEFS, encoded by the coding sequence ATGGAGGCCGGAGAGGGGAAGGAGCGCGTTCCTAAACAAAGGCAAGTCCTGATATTCTTTGTTTTGCTGGGCATAGCTCAGGCTAGTTCCCAGCCTAGGCACTACTCAGTGGCCGAGGAAACGGAGAGTGGCTCCTTTGTGGCCAATTTGTTAAAAGACCTGGGGCTGGAGATAGGAGAACTTGCTGTGAGGGGGGCCAGGGTcgtttctaaaggaaaaaaaatgcatttgcaaTTCGATAAGCAGACCGGGGATTTGTTCTTAAATGAGAAATTGGACCGGGAGGAGCTGTGCGGCCCCACAGAGCCCTGTGTCTTACCTTTCCAGGTGTTACTAGAAAATCCCTTGCAGTTTTTTCAGGCGGAGCTACGGATTAGGGACATAAATGATCATTCCCCAGTTTTCCTAGACAAAGAAATACTGTTGAAAATTCCAGAAAGTATCACTCCTGGAACTACTTTCTTAATAGAACGTGCCCAGGACTTGGATGTAGGAACCAACAGTCTCCAAAATTACACAATCAGTCCCAATTTCCACTTCCATCTTAATTTACAAGACAGTCTCGATGGCATAATATTACCACAGCTGGTGCTGAACAGAGCCCTGGATCGCGAGGAGCAGCCTGAGATCAGGTTAACCCTCACAGCGGTAGATGGCGGGACTCCACCCAGGTCCGGCACGGCCCTGGTACGGATTGAAGTTATGGACATCAATGACAACGTCCCAGAGTTTGCAAAGCTGCTCTATGAGGTGCAGATCCCGGAGGACAGCCCTATTGGATCCCAGGTTGCCATCGTCTCTGCCAGGGATTTAGACATTGGAACTAATGGAGAAATATCTTATGCATTTTTCCAAGCCTCTGAAGACATTCGCAAAACGTTTCGATTAAGTGCAAAATCGGGAGAACTCCTTTTAAGACAGACACTGGATTTCGAATCCATCCAGACGTACACAGTAAATATTCAGGCGACAGATGGTGGGGGCCTATCTGGAAGTTGTGTGGTATTTGTCCAAGTAATGGATTTGAATGACAATCCTCCGGAACTGACTATGTCGACACTTATCAATCAGATCCCAGAAAACTTGCAGGACACCCTCATTGCTGTATTCAGTGTTTCAGATCCTGACTCCGGAGACAACGGAAGGACAGTGTGCTCCATCCAAGATgatcttccttttttcttgaaACCTTCTGTTGAGAACTTTTACACTCTGGTGATAAGCACAGCCCTGGACCGGGAGACCAGATCCGAATACAACATCACCATCACCGTCACCGACTTGGGGACACCCAGGCTGAAAATCCAGCACAACATAACCGTGCTGGTCTCCGACGTCAATGACAACGCCCCCGCCTTCACCCAAACCTCCTACACCCTGTTCGTCCGCGAGAACAACAGCCCCGCCCTGCACATCGGCAGTGTCAGCGCCACAGACAGAGACTCAGGCACCAACGCCCAGGTCACCTACTCGCTGCTGCCACCCCAGGACCCGCACCTGCCCCTCGCCTCCCTGGTCTCCATCAACGCAGATAACGGCCACCTGTTTGCCCTCAGGTCGCTGGACTACGAGACCCTGCAGGCGTTCGAGTTCCGCGTGGGCGCCACAGACCGCGGCTCCCCGGAGCTGAGCAGCGAGGCGCTGGTGCGCGTGCTGGTGCTGGACGCCAACGACAACTCGCCCTTCGTGCTGTACCCTCTGCAGAATGGCTCCGCGCCCTGCACCGAGCTGGTGCCCCGGGCGGCCGAGCCCGGCTACCTGGTGACCAAGGTGGTGGCGGTGGACGGCGACTCGGGCCAGAACGCCTGGCTGTCGTACCAGCTGCTCAAGGCCACGGAGCCCGGGCTGTTCGGCGTGTGGGCGCACAATGGCGAGGTGCGCACCGCCAGGCTGCTGAGCGAGCGCGACGCAGCCAAGCACAGGCTGGTGGTGCTGGTCAAGGACAATGGCGAGCCTCCGCGCTCGGCCACCGCCACGCTACACGTGCTCCTGGTGGACGGCTTCTCCCAGCCCTACCTGCCGCTCCCGGAGGCGGCCCCGGCCCAGGCCCAGGCCGACTCGCTCACCGTCTACCTGGTGGTGGCGTTGGCCTCGGTGTCGTTGCTCTTCCTCTTGTCGGTGCTCCTGTTCGTGGCGGTGCGGCTGTGCAGGAGGAGCAGGGCGGCCTCTGTGGGTCGCTGCTCGGTGCCCGAGGGTCCCTTTCCAGGACATCTGGTGGATGTGAGCGGCACCGAGACCCTGTCCCAGAGCTACCAGTACGAGGTGTGTCTGACTGGAGGCTCCGGGACAAATGAGTTCAAGTTCCTGAAGCCAATTATCCCCAACTTCGTTGCTCAGGGTGCAGAGAGGGTTAACGAGGCAAATCCCAGTTTCAGGAAAAGCTTTGAATTCAGTTAA